The nucleotide sequence ggcccacttcagatcaacttgagctgtatgtggcccctgaactgaaatgagctTCACGCCCCTGATGTACACTGAAATGCAAATTAGCCTATATAAACTAATGACAAATGGTTGATTACTATATAATGGCCACCTCCGACAAGGCAGCTGGCCAATAATAGTTTAGGATTTCAGGGATGCTACTGCGGTGTCCAATCAGGGTGTCCATGGCCTCTCCTGATAAAATGGAGATTAAATGCGGGAAGCGTTCCTTTACATTCATTATGTCGTATTGGTCTGAAAACAATGTCATATTTAGATTCTCCAATGAAATAAAGAGtgactacatttttaaaaaccctGAGTAGGAGCTCATGACTCATGAGCTCTGTGCACGGATGATCAGGAAAAGTTaggttctttaaaaaaaaaagtaccacTTCCTGACGCAGCGTGCTGGCAGCAGCGTAGCTCAGCGCGTCATCAAACCCACGCTGACGTCATCAGGATGTAAATACAGAGACTCGCGGCCCTGTCGGTCTTTTTCTCCCCCGTGCGGATAGGACAGCACGcactctctctccgtctctggaAGATATAACATCTCAGCGTCAAAATGATCATCTACAAGGACGTCATCACCGGTAACGGCTTGTGTTTCGATTACTAATCTCGTCCGTGTAGTTAGCTGGACGACAAAGGGATTTCTTGGGGCCGTGTTAATGCTATAGACAAGAGTTTGGTTTAGGCCCGAGCTAGCTAACTCGTGTAACCATCGGTGAGATGCTAACGCTATACGGCTGCTGATCAAAATGGTCACCACTGACTGTGTAACATAGCCACCCTGTTGGCTAGCTAGTGTTGTTAAAGCCGGTTAGCTCAAAGCCTTGTTCGCGGGTCAATCTGAGTTTTAAATAACTTCGATTAACACCAATTAGGCGCTGTTTAATAACGGAAACGTGATACGGTAAAAGGGGTTAGGGATAGAAATATAACGGTTTTCTTAAAGTTGAAGTGAACGTGGCCTTTTGGCGTTTATAGTGTTATTTATAGGAGATCCGTCTGGATGTTTCTAGAATAAGCATCAGGCTCGGTAACGTGGCACTCTGCTTTATTCATCACATCAAATTAACCCTCCACCATCTTTTATATGATCTTTTTAACCTTTGTGAAACTGTTTCCGCTTACAGGAGACGAGATGTTAACGGACTGCTACAAAATGACCAACAGTAAATGCGGGCTCTTCTACGAAGTTGAAGGAAAGGTGAGTCAACATTATCCGAACACAGGGTGATGAGATCTACCGGTATGTATGTGATGGGAacttcggctcttttcagagagtcgGTTCTTTGAATTCGGCTTCCGAACAGCTCttcatttaggatcttttgtagccgtatattttaccgtaactttacaaaaactaatggtttgtgtgttaaacagttatttcgtacagtgtttttatgagaagccttcaAATTGCTTAGTTTTGTTACAAATCCATGTTACCTTTGTTTggtattttaaaccttttttttgcacaaattatcaaaaaactgcaaacatatccacagaacctgaaccaaactcaagcgaacATTAtcaatgtcctcagtgcaggttggcattgagaaaaatccgatgcctcagcttgcATGGGCTGATTGGATATCTCCTCtgatggcccttttccaccactGAGTTCCAGCtctactcgactctactcggtttgggtttcttttccacttgcccgagtaccgactcagtGGGAGGGGTTTCATTCACATAATTTTgaacgcaacacaaacacaacaaacaacaacaaatggaggcaatggtgtacttgctgctcggtatGTGGCTTTTTTGTCACATGCCGAGCGAGATAGGAAAGCAAAAGAGTACTGATatcgtttttaaaaaatggtaaaGTTGATTCCTGTGTTCGGCATCGTGCTCATGACTCATGGAGACGTctttctctgaccaatcagtggctggcagtccgtcgacgtctccttttttagtatcggctcagctcgctttgaaccagagcagagcGGGTACGAAAAACCTGTATATGACACGAAGtgccgcgcccgtggaaacacaacacaaacatggtAGAGTCCAGTAGAGTAGgcctaagacgggccggtggaaaagggccataagtgagtatttgccctgtcttcaagaagacttgGAAGGCCCTTTGgtaggaacagatgtagccacgatacatagcctcccctccatcaccttcaccagaCGTGAGCAGAGTTGGGACTGAGcactgagagctaagcagcgaaaggaaaaactgggagccggctctccaGATGCGAGCCgactcttctgattcactacaAAACATCGACTCTCAGAGACACATCACTAGTGGTCACAGTCCGGATGTATTGTTCTTCATCATGGCTGACCGATGTTGGGCTAAAATGTTGACCACATTTTGAAGTTTACCCTTTTAAAatttaaacacagctgtgtcGGTGGTAAACCAAGATACATTATACATTTGCCAAGTCATTAGACAAGGTGAATCGTCGTTTTTAGGTACTTGCTAGGGAGAGATTACCCAACCTATTGTCAATTGAGGACTGATGTTTCAGTTCAGTGAAAGAATTGTTCAAAATCAATTGGCTACCCCTGAAAGGGTTAATGCAGctagatcagatttttttttttagttggaGTATTCATTTGATTGGAAAACCGTACAGTAACAATTTAACACCGCCCCTCCTCACAACAATAAACGTGCCTCCATTGACAAGGATCCAGCATGCGATTGTGAAATTGTCCGGCTTCTTTGTCAGATGTCAGTCACATGCCTGGCTGTAATCATGAATCACGAATCACGTCACTTTTTGATGACTGAGCCCTTCAGGTATTCAGTAAAGAAATGTGACCCGCCTTAGTGCTTACGTTAATCCCTAAACCCAAGAGACACAAGATTGAAAGGAGTTTAGGTCTTACTGAGGaacttttaaatattcaaaaaagaaaaaatctaaaacatgcctctttttttcccccacaggTTATTTGAATCgtatgtctttaaagtttcttAAGTGGAAAAGTTAAAAACCTTTTCTGATTAGGACATCCCCTGTCACAACTAACTGTGATCAGTTTCTTGCAATGCAGCCTGGCATTAGTCAACAGACCTCTCAATGTTAAAGGACAGAGGCTGATTTAGATTGTTTCTGAATGGCCACTGGAAGTGTCCTCCGTCCTATGGGGTTAAGTTGGCAGGTTATCTTGCTGCATATTGTCAGTTAAGTTTTTAATTtagatttgttttcatatttacagACTACCATCAGGAGTGACACCTTTGATGATTCTTTAATCGGGGCTAACGCGTCTGCTGAAGAGGCGACTGAGTCAAACGACCCTGGCTCTGTGTCTGGCTGCGACATTGTCCTCAACCACAACCTCCAGGAGACTAGTTTCAACAAGAAGACATATGGTCTTCACCTCAAAGACTACGTGAAGGCGTGAGTATGGGTTCTGTAGACAGCCAAATGCATGGTCAGTGCTCTGCATCAACATATCAGGTATAGAAAAtcctagggatgtaacgatacactcaaATCACGATTCCATTCGAATCCCTATTCTCTAAAGATTTTCAAGAAACCTGGATTGAACTCATAATTTAAATCcctattttatttcaattctcagatatggacagttgcattAAATATTTCTctcatatttatttgtaaacatcatttttcatttttaaggtgagTTGTTACTCAAATAAAACTACTGCACAATAAAATCACTGTACAAAAATactttgttggaaaatttcagaacaattagagaaatggaaagtgaacaattcccaaatgaaagtataaaatattaaaacagatgaggtaaatctcttttaaattagggatgtaaatttcaagtattttccttgatcgatctttggaaatgcgATAGATCAATTAGCGtttaataattgaaaaaaacgtgacaattttccatgtcaaaaatgtcTAATGGGGTTTTTTCCCcccaaatcaaattttcctgCACGGCCTAGTGTATATTACCGACGGTAATAAACAGCTAttgatcgtattgaggtgttcaaaatgttaacacgctgaTTATCaatgtgtggagcaggctcataatctccacggacgcatggtcatagagggAAGACttcaacaggacaactgaacagtggtgttaatttcgttaacgaaaatgATGACGATAAACGATAATCTCTgcgtctagagcttgatttaattcagtttggtgatacatcagacacatttagtaagttttgatcaactccttgttgaatgATGCAgatacatttcagagtgccgtgaactgactgtctgaccagtgcctctgtcgctgcgaggtgcattcagggaccatcgtaaaagtgcaatacagcccttatattgtgttaatggcatttttatttgaatcaacagaatcaaaatatcttcatagtggtcacatcaagagtgtttcctttttactttttagcagttaGAAGCTAAATCAttaaacttaagatattacacaaaagtgttagaGTGATatattgactatttgaacacttggttatcctgatactgatatctgatcgactacatgaattattttaaagagaaaatgatttggcaaaatcaaagactaaaattttttgagtttctgctgactaaaactagactataaaaagggctgaaaagactaaaacgTGACTacaactaacaggcattttcctcttaagactaagactaaatcaaAAATggctgccaaaattaacactactgaacagaatcatatttgaGACTcggtgtccagttttctgtctacttgtttttattgagaaaaataagcaataAAACGCAGtaaggtgtcagccaggagcaaAACTaggtcagaatcagtctggCAGCTGAGGAAAAAAGCGCtggtggagacctgtcactcagctgcagccgccagctgagcgtctccgctgattctgattcatgcTTTAAACTCAAAAcgcctccactcagcgagtaaaaagagagcagtgcaagagacttaatgatgttgaacaagtggGGTTTAATGCTAATAGCGCCTTCCACTGGCAAGAAAAATAATATCGCAATACAAACTATGTTGAATCAATTTTAATCCACCCCTATATGTATCGCTTTTTTACAGTCTTTCGATATAGCGTTACATCCCTAGAAAATACACTAATGCATGCTAAACAGGAACTGTTACTGATTTCACACTCTGCTTTTTATGTCCAGGGTTAAGTTGCACCTGGAACAGACAAAACCGGAGAGAGTGGAGAGTTTCATGGCGAGTTGCAAGAAGGAAGTGAAGTGTATTCTTGACAATATCGGTGACTTCCAGGTAACTACACAAAGCAGAGACGCAAACGTTGAAAATAGACAGCACTTAAATGGTCAACTTtaacacatcttttttttttaaaatcttgctGCAGTTCTTCACAGGACCCTCCATGAACCCTGATGGGATGGTTGCACTGCTGAACTACCGCGAGGATGGTTCCACGCCATACATGCTTTTCTTCAAAGATGGTCTGGAAGAGGAGAAATGTGTAAGTAGTCAGTTGAATCTCCAAAAGATCAAGTCACATGAAACGTTGTCTTTTAATGAATTCATTTTCAAGCTGCTGTAGCAATTTTTTCCTAGAATCATAATGTTTAACAGATAAAATGTATCAATTTAATAAGAGTGCTGCTTTGGGCTCCTGGTACTGTGCATTGTGCCAGCTGTTATCGTTAAATTAGCAAGCTGTGAATTCAATATTTGAGAATTGTATACAGATATAAAATGTAACTGTACAAAGGCTACATAACTAAAGAAATTCAGCAGTGCTGTCCCCCTTTATCTGCCCTGGACAAACCTCATTCTAATGTTCTGGTTCATACTAAGGGCTCTGCATATTTTCCTGTTTGTATTACTCTGTGTgatacataaacacacttttacacacCTTGTATAGTAACATGCATTTCTTTTCCTTGCAGTAACAACCTGaaacaacaactgctgcttTCCACATGGCCCAACGAACAGACTGATGGAGCACTATTTTACATCATGCCTAAACCGAATTATTCTTGTAAATTGATTAAAACAACATTCTCGTTATAGCCCACTGCCCCACTACCAATTATAGGACATCAAATGTGATTGGTCACTTATGGTTTACATTTCCTTTTGGCTTCTGCAGTTTGATTTTTGATGAAGGATTGGCAATGTTTTTTGATGtgaaaattcaaaaaagaaaccCAAAGCTCCAGCTACAAGAAGTACATTTCTTTCCCCCAACAATTTTAGTCCATGGTTTAAACAGGTTGACTTCCACAgacctcttttgtttttattgttgcattGAGCAAAAATTCCATCTACAATGAAAAGGTGTGttgaatttgaaaataaaatccaatGTCCCCACCTCAGTTTTGTCACGTTTGGAGTGTTGAATTTGTCTGTTCTTTACATAGAAATGTCTTACCCTACTACTAAATGGTCAACTTTTTGGTTAATCTTGAGACATTTGGGTCTATCATTTGACCGGTAGCTGATATGCACTTTGTTCTTACATGCCTATTGTTCCACCTACATCTAAGGAGGAATTATATTCAATGTTCATCTCCTTACCAGAGTTACTGAATCTTCAATCATGGAATCACTCAATTCTAGACACACAACACTAGGCTTGAGTATTTATTGCAAGTGAATTAATGAGCTATAATGGatgaaatgtaaacaatgaaaatgaattaaGTTAAATGACTTAGAGTGTACAGAAGAATTGATGGTGGAATTTTTT is from Notolabrus celidotus isolate fNotCel1 chromosome 10, fNotCel1.pri, whole genome shotgun sequence and encodes:
- the tpt1 gene encoding translationally-controlled tumor protein homolog; amino-acid sequence: MIIYKDVITGDEMLTDCYKMTNSKCGLFYEVEGKTTIRSDTFDDSLIGANASAEEATESNDPGSVSGCDIVLNHNLQETSFNKKTYGLHLKDYVKAVKLHLEQTKPERVESFMASCKKEVKCILDNIGDFQFFTGPSMNPDGMVALLNYREDGSTPYMLFFKDGLEEEKC